Sequence from the Magallana gigas chromosome 4, xbMagGiga1.1, whole genome shotgun sequence genome:
ttttacacataataagaaaatcctacgcaaggtatggaactaaatatttggtaggggtacactgttatataacttctaattccctgtattttcgttctgcccccttcccccacttaataaagcgatcaaaatatatgagagcatataggcacattttcttcctcaactacttactagtcattgtatttttttttaatataatagttcttgtattttatcaaaaaaatcctgcatgtatatatgtgaagaagaaaattgcacctcaatgcgctcaatttctcaaattaaaaatattcaacaatttaatttgtcttctccataataattaaatgactgttgtttacctcaCGTAAACTCTTGACTTTTATTACTTTACTCACACTtaattgatgaatacactgaaatgaaaaatgttgtcacgtgacatgttaaagagctataaaaatcaatgttaccgtattgacaggcacattactctaatttactatggcccacccattattttcatttttattcaaaaataacaaattgccacaaaccaggataattttccgctgtaatattttcttaggaatagcgataattcttttatccccgcaacagaaatgtgtcagaactatggaaactgttttaacgatgtcgttttaatttactcacatttcacattattcattgtataaagagggggccccagagagtagttatatacagcataccattctttaattttttttgtgtacaagtatttaacatactcttattcatatagaatttctaatgatcaaccaaaatttcagcgtcaatcgtagaattataagcaagatgagctcaaaattttgctaggtttaagacatattttgttcacatgagttctTTACAATCAgcttaatatttttaacttgttatttcctattcggcatttaaaatgggaaaaaaataatggcctcagatctgtgtacaaacatagaattgtgagcaaatctctgtatcttgcttataattcgaagcttaacactcaaatatggtacatgtaagtaaatagaaattgtaaacaattaaacacaaaaaacatgCACTATTGCAAacaaagaacacaatttatttttcaaaatgaatcatatacatgtatatacctacatattgccgtcagcgatatcaaactctatttaaactgaataaactcgagaaaatgacGAGCatatctcaacaaaacatattgcattattctaccattacgcaaaagatgataccgaattaccgatagcaTGAATGCATTGcatttaagttaaaaaatgctcccccccttttttttttttttttttttttttttttttacagttttgaggttttctccgctttcaaagaaaattttttctttcatttctgcaatttatattcatctttccataagaatgctttgagtCAAATTTGGCTGATTTTTGTTAAGTGGTTTTagagttcaaaatgtgaaaagtttacagacggacggacggacagactgacagacggacgaacagacggacgatggacaaaatgtgatcagaatagctcacttgagctttcagctcaggtgagctaaaaaggattGGGAGGAGTGCAGCACTAATAAACATATTTAGGGAATATTTTTTGCAACAACTGTCAAATTAACTTTCACCTCACAATTGTAACGAAAACACTATCCAAAAAAACAATTCCATATGTGATAAAGGACTACCTCAATAAAGTATTTTGAAAGTACTATTTGTCCTAATATTGAGCTTTACATCCACAATGACATGGGGTCAATTAATAGACCTTAAGGGGTAGTAATTCcttataatatcatattgattgaataagtacatgtatgtaccctctcaatttcaatcattttatgCTAGATTAATTCCATGTAAATATCATCCATAAGCTATCTTTTTATGGTTTGGTCGTTTATTTCAATACAATTATACAACATATCAATCTTTAATTAAGACTGATCTGCGCCAACAAATGTTTGCTGAAACAAGACCAATATGTGTAATGAAGAAAATGCCAATGCTAATTTGTTCGACAATATTATCGACAAAAACAACAGACcacgggtatgataaggcaactctcagcgatcaaattcctctgatcgatatgacgtcacaataagcaatatgatgtcatattttactcagaaacatgtcgattttaactttatctctggtttaaattataaaaactacaggcataaaatatcactagaaacttttctaactgaatatagcttcgatttctctctattacgtataattatcattgatgacgtcacacgcatgtttaatagagaagataatgtcgggagacaaatcatcggaatgcagtgtaaacaatgccgaaataagacttatttaatactgatacctaagatttagatgagtgtcagttaggatataatcaggataatacaggcatgggtattttgttttatcagcgaGTGTTTAAAGGTTagcagatcgacatttatatggcttgaccatcCTTTCCTCTGTCAATGTGTACAAAgaaaggcaaaagtgtaacactaccccggatattatgaaagatgactttggtaaatatcaacggtatatgacataaactactagaaaagtgctgctagaatcctgtgcttcgttgttttaaatgaaaaatacgtagtattttcaatgaaattatagatgttgagagggtttccgatatcttttttatgcgattaacaataggattcaataggattctagcagtaataccaCTAAACATTCACTTGGTATTCATGTTcagcactgttttcataaaaatgaacagtttttaaattgatcgtaattttgacggtcattaaactcggagttgccttaacctacccgcgaaCAAATAATGTTGATCGGGAATACTTACTTCGGCCTTTGACATAGATAAACTACACATATACACATCAATTTTGAACTagtagaacaaaaaaaatcacaacttgaaaatttaagaaaacataaacTTCAAGGCCATTTCATAAGATCTCGAGCAGGATGGATCGAGCAgggagaaaaaccaacaaaatattttctaaatttggAGTCTCGGAATTTTCTgaacaaaattatcaaaaaagtaGAACTTGAAGAAGGGGAAATTATACACAAGCAATCGAATATATTGAATCACGTCAAAGAATtctatgaaaaactatatacatgtgGTGATtcagatttaataaatattaaccttgaaaaattattaaagtagAAATTCCGAAGTTAGAACCAGATATATCTAGCTCGTTAGAAGCTGAAATCTCTGAAAAAGAAGTTCCTGAGGttctaaaaaatatcaaaataacaaatCACCAGGTAGAGATTGTTTTACGGTTGAATTCTTTAAATTCTTTTGGAAGGATCTAAAACTTTTCATCTTAAATGCAATCAAccttatttttctgaaaaagaaGCTTCCTATTTCCCAGAGATTGGGAATTATATCATGTTTACCAAAAGGTGACAAACTAAGACAGTATTTGAAAAACTGGAGACCCATCACTCTTCTGAATGTTCTCTATAAGCTTATATCAGGATGTATTAGTTATCGAATAAAGTCTACATTAGACTATATTATATGTGATACACAAACATGCTTTCTTAAAGGAagatatatttgagaaaatactagaattatttatgatttaatgtcattcaCTGAAAATTGAAACATACCAGGTCTTTTAGTTCTTATTACTTTGAGAAAGCCTTTGTTTCTGTTTCATGGTCCTTTATATACAAAGCTCTAGAATACTTTAAATTTGGAACTAATATTATAAATTGGATAAAAATTCTCAACAAAGATTTTAAGGCTTCTGTTTTACAATGTGGCTTCCTGTCAGAACAGTTCAAAATCCAAAGAGGATGTAGACAGGGTGACCCAGTAGCTCCTTACTTATTTTTGATATGTGCAGTAATTTTAGCTATTctcataaaacaaaactttgataTTAGAGGTATAATTGTTAATGGCAATGAACATAAGATTTCTCAGTATGCAGACGATACTTCACTCATCTTAGATGGTTCACCAATTTCACTTTTCGCAGCTCTTGatactttagaatttttttcacacatttcAGTTTTGAAGATAAACAGCTCTATAACAACAATTGTATGgataggttttaaaaaaaattctaatgaagTTTTTCACCATTCACGTTGGAAACTCGATTGGGGCTCCACTTCTTTTAATTTACTtggaatatgattttttgttgACTTAGATAAAATGACATCACTAAATTACAACAAACAACTGCCAAAAGTGTTTTCTCTAATTCAACAATGGAGGAGGAGAATTTTAACTTTCTATTGGTCGCATCACAGTtgtaaaaagtttgatttttccAAAACTTAACCTGTTCGAATTCATTTGGAATTCAAAGTGTGATAAGGTTAACAGAGAAATTGTTACTTTTGATTACCTAAAGGGTGGTTtaaaaatggttaacatttctAACTTCATGGCATCTCTTAAATTTTCATGGATTAAGAAATTAACTCAAGGCTTCAAACCATGGATggacttttctttttatcaataattgGTAATGACTTTGCAAAAAAACTTATTGATTTCGGTGATGATTTTATATCATGCATGGTTGTTcaaagaaacaatattttttggcaAGATGTTTTTAATTCTTGGCTCTACTGTActaagaaaatgaataaaagctCATTAAATACCAAGAATGTTTTCAATATTCCTGTGTGGTACAACccaaatataaaaattgcatgtaaatatgtatttatcaaaGATTGGTATATGAAAGGGGTTAAAATCATTggagattttttgaatgaaaatggaCACATATTGTCAAGAATAGATTTTACTGAAagattccattttttatatatacctccaatgttatataataatgttatatatgcaatatcaaaatacttGACATATTTGTCTATTGATAAGTCTACTTTGAAGAGAGACTTCACTACATTTATGCCATTTTATTATGAGTATATttcttttgaaagaaaaagtaacaaagcatatatacatatgtgtaACCTTAAATGATTGGGTACCTACAGCTATCGACAAATGGAATGCTGAGCTACGTGATATTTTGCCAAATGATCTCTGTCTACAGgatgtgtttaaaatatgttttagaactACCAATGATTCAAATATTAATTGGTTACAATATAGAATTCTCCCTAGAATTCTTCCTGCTAAATATTATCTTAAGAAAATCAGAATTACTACCTCTGACTGCTGTACTTTCTGTAATGATATGCCTGAaactataaaacatgtttttgcaaCTTGCAAGAAAAATCCAGCCTCTATGGAATGCACTTAGTATACTTATATATGAGAAATGCAACAAACATGTTAGTTTTGatgtttgtaatgtattatttgGTGTTTATCCCCTTGTTTGGGAGAACAGAATTCTAAACTTTGTAATCctttatacaaaacaatatatatgtttatgtttaaaaaaaagtaaggcACAACATTTTTTAGGGCTTTTACActatttaaatcaaagataCAAGACTGAAAAGTAAATTTATATTCAGAAATCAGAAATTGAGGAATTGAAAAAGCATGGTCTCCTtggaatgattttattaatcatcTGGCAGTTTAGAACTAACATGTGTACAATAATgcatcaatttaatatttttcatgttttttgttttttggtattccgttggttttttttctttggtttgttttttttcccccATGGATTGCAGTTTTACTGCTTAGGCATAACTATCACAAGCAACTACCctactctttattttatattacaatatggGATGAAAATGTGAGTATGTGAGAAGTGAGAGAGTGAATATTCCATAAAATGATCTATATATTTAacctttgtttacaataaaaaaaaaatacacatatacacTGTGGGAAAAATTTGGTTTCACAATCCATGAAACCTGAGGAATATAtcataataagtaaaaattattcaatatcttGTATGAAATACCGACAAAAGGCAAAATCAACTAAgtgttaattatttaaacatatgAAGTTAGTTTCTGTGTCCAAaaattgttttgcttttatCATACACATATTATCTGTGAAAACTCTATACATTTGCATACAAAGTGTCATTCTGCAGGTAGTCTGATATGGTGTCGTGACAAAACTTGTATTCTTCCTAAAACAGAAATAAAGGAACATATGATCCACATATATATAAAGCTgtgcatttttttcatatcaatagATAAATGGGATCATCATATTGATATCAGTTGAGAAGTGTagtcaatttttgatatgtttttgctatatttaatacatgttcGCTATATGATTACGTTGTACACGTACAAAGCTGGATAGGAACTCCGGTCTCCGTGTCTGAAGCTGTCGTGTGATAGTAAATAAATCCACTTCTCCATCCAACATAATTTGTTCCAGGGCATTATAAACGGCACAGAATGGACCACATCGTTTGGCGCCATCGCTAAGAAAAGAGTTTTGATAAACAACATTGAATTTGaactttacatgaaataaaaattaaatttggaaTGGTATTTGGTGTTGCAAAATATGAATAAGAGTTATAGACATATCAAAACACAATGTgacttttgatttaaattgaaaGGATGGATCTAAGTGTTTAACCTGGAGAGTACTAGTATCCTTCCATTTGGGTGAGTTCTTTCTTCTATTTTGGTCTCTTGAATTAGGTCAATCAAAACTCTTATATTTTTGTTGTCATACTCGTTTTCCCAACCTTTACACTCAAGAACTGCAACACGCATTCTACTTCCTCCCTAAGAAAGATGATAGAAATTATGCACTGAATGCTTAGTTTGGGATAGCGTTGGTcttaaaacacattatttgtatttgcacaaaaaaaattaatgtcgcTTAAAAGCCATAACAAACACTTTTTGTCATCAATATGAATAAAGGATAAATAGCCATAAAACATAGCATTTAGTGCAAAAAACTTTGCCTGAAAAACTCTTTTTTGAGATAGCATTGATATGAATAacgataatttttcaaaagtacatttcCGATTGGTTAGGTAATTATAGGTAACAATAATAGATCTAATGATGACGCTTGATGACGTTTACATATGCTCATACGCCATGATCAGGTTTGTGGTGTAACATGTATTGAACATTGGATGCTGTAGGTTTCCAATGCATACATAACGGGaaacatacatttaatgtaaattttgagaaCGTATATGAatttgttctaatctaactcgATAATATGTATTCTTAATcttgcatttaaaaataaataagagcaaacaaaaaataaaaaccttttCCTGTAGCATCATGTTTGTTCTAGCCACACATTCAGTTTGTAGACACTCAGTCATATTCATGGTGAATTTTCCAACTGCTTTGTGTTGGTTCTTAGTTGGCAACCAAAGAGAGGTCTGTAGAAGAAGTATAGCTCAGTATTTGTTATTAATATATTGGATTCCATGAGATACAATTTGTAAAATTGCAGTatttatatgaagaaaaagaaaaacaatctttaattgttgttttatataAGTTGTGTCTTACCCATTTTAACAgtattgtatatattaaaatcatgaTAACAAATTCAGTTTGTAGTGCATAACACAAGTGTTACCATGAATTTAAATACAGATTAAATGAACACATACCATATTTGAACAATACCGTATGTCCCataacaattttaatcaatgaattattaaagactttgaatttttatgtatcaatttaaagtacgtttaaatgtttttacatgtcaaCATTTCTGTAAGATAACATCATTAAATGAATCATTCAGCATGGATTTATTCAAAACTCTAAAACATAAATGATTTCATTCTGAGAATAAAACACATAGCACCTCTCTATTTCATTTAACCATAGGTTTAATTTGATCAAAACACAGTTATCTTATATTTCTATCATTGTGTGATAAAATGCAATAACAATTAGATATCCTATTTGATACTGCATGCTTATAATAGAAGATACATGTTTAGTCAGGCTATCGTTTCAGAAAAGGAGTTcatttttaacattcaaaatttcatttaatcaaattcCGATCACAACCTttattgtaaaacaaataaattctaaaaagagAAATTTCCGTACCGATTGCACTTCATCTAAAGGATACAAGGACACAACCGTATATGCATTGTAAGTCTTCACCAGAGTCAGGAAGTCTTCTGTGTAATCAGGTAGAGAGAACTGAGCACTTATAAACCGGTCACTTCGTGTAAATGACTGCAATGGTATCACTCAAGCATTtcaacaaaagcaaaaacatgtgtcattttcattttaaccacaatttgtaaatgataaagTACACACATTCTAGTTCTTTTATCGTTttctattaatatatttataactaTCAACATACTACCAGTAGCCACTAAAAGTCGTCGAATTCATTAACTCTATATATCTATAATAAAGTAAAGAGAAGTAAAAAAGAGAGTAAAGAAGACGACTGTTATTCAGTAGCATAATCATAAACCAGTGGTAAAAGTCTATAAAACCACCATGATggtgattttaaatttacatttacaatcAACTATTGTTTTACAGTTTCATAAAgtaattgaaaaatgtaaagTAAGGTTTTACCTGTAAATATACTGCGTTGTAATAGAAGTTCTCAGTTGTACTTGTCAATGGGCATAAATACTTCTCGACTTATCACAGAAACAGGATCATCAGTTAAGATACATAATATGAGTAAGATAACTATCGATTAAAAAACAAATCGTACATTTGTCacgtcatatttaaaaaagaaaacatgggATTAAGCTTGAGCTAAAATGTTGTATGTTCACATCACAggtaatatcaaataaaaaaaaatatacctggTAAAACACTAGGACAATAATTTGCTATCATGTTCAATCTTCCAGACTCATAATCTTCTTGTGTGTACACTTTTCTTATAGATAAGAGTTCCTAAAAAACATGTATTCAATACAGTAATACCCAAAAGCCCGTTTTTAGTCGTTAAAGGCGTAAacgatttcttttttcatgtacCTCAAACTCCCTGGCCAGCTGTGACTTTTTTGAGAGGTTttgaaattcattcaaaaaattatCCATCGGTACAGCTCTTAGTCGTCCCCTGAAAGCTTCAAGTAACGCCATATACAAGATTTTGTACTGTTCCTGTTGAAATAGGAAAACATTCACATTACATTTCACCAAAACAACCAAAGTCATATACCATACATGaacaaattaaatcttaaaagttGTAGTTcgtttgaacattttgaactaaattaactttgattatacaaaataattgGAATACGTATTAAGGTTCAAAGGGTCAACATTACTTCATTATGTCAGTTTACGTATATTTCCTTAACATTTTAATTGCGCTAATTATTGATTTCCCatcataaattaaacaaaataattacttATTGTAAAAGGGCATATACTTTATCAATATAAATGAGGATAATCCACCACCAACATATGccaaagtttaaagaaacttaAAGCTAGAGAACAATTACCTCTCCTTGCACCATGTTCATTCTAGCATTCCTCATCTTCTCTACATATTGTGGTACGTTTACGGTTCCAGTTTTCTCCCCTTCCCTATACAGGGCATCTAATGCTATAAAGGTTCCCGTTCTCCCTACACCTGCACTGTTTaaatataggtacatttttaaTAGACATGTTTACTATACAACAATTGTGTAAAAAAGTGTACAAATGACAAAGAAAAGTTGTTACAAAGTACCTGCAGTTGACAACAATGTATCCCATGGGATGTTTAGCTGCAGTTTTCATTACGTGACGGTGGAAGACCACAAGACTTAAGGGCTCGGGAACCCCATGATCTGGCCACTGTGTGTAGTGGAACATGTAAACATCTCGTTCTGTTTTGTTCTTGGATGTAATACAAATAcgcaaaattataaaagaaataacaaGGATAATCAGATACCATATTAAATTACCcggttattttatttttacacatgTTCCACTTtgtcttaaaaataaatgtatgtttagTTTATTCAGtgtttttctgtttaaaataaGACACTTAGAAAGGTATGGAATACTAAGTGActttaatgcattttaaaaatatttgtacatgtagtaagtcTTCGCTAGATTGAAAAATTCctcttgatttaattttaaaataattatatattcttaCCGTTTTGTTTTGTATCCTTAATTGTCGAAAGATATTTTCAGCATAAATTTGCTCTTTTTGACAACGAACGCTTATGACACCTTCAAAGAGTTTATCATTGAGGTCTGGCCAATACTTGGCAcattttttctattcaaaatgatataaaaagtccttgtagaacaaaatgggtttaaaataataaaaattaaggaaaatcaATTTATCGAAATTTAACGTACAGTTTTGGCTTCGCTTATATTTGTGAGACAAATAAGGATTCTCGCGTTTTCTTGCCAGACCATTCTCCAGTAATCGTCAATTGTACCGGTCTTTGGTcctgagtaaataaaaaaaatctaatattgATGCCTTTGAAccataaatacattgtatataaattcatattatCCGATAGATATGGTATTACCTTGTGTTGCTATATACGATTTCCCCCCAAATACATCCTGCCAAGGAGATACATGTAGAAGTCACTTTTATGTTATTTACATGACATCATCTGATTAACAATTATTGAGTAAACGACAAAACAATACTAACCTCAATGTAGTTTGCATTAATGTAGTCTGATTCGTGGGTTGATGTGTCAAGAACTACACGAGAATGATCatctttaaatacaaaaagttgtATCCACATCAATACacattataatgaaatatacgtatgttacatgtagtattttgttgtcttttccaaaatatcaattatttaatgtaaagttttgtTTCTATTTCTTCTTAGATTACATATAGCATATGGAATCTTTAGCAGTTCctttaatgtataaaaaataactcGATATTAAGAGGTTTTTTTACGTATCATTTTCATGATGTTGTATTTCTTTCTCTTGTTTTCATAATCTTGAAAAACGGAAATGTAAACATGATAATAAATCGTTGATTGCTCAAACGTACATGGAAATATTGTTGTGTATCTGTTTTTTGATTggttttcctttctttttcctGTAACACATGGATGTAATTCTCCTTTTGGGATTGCCTGCGTTTAcgaatcataaaaaaatcaaaaaatcacttttatttCTGATTACTGTCAGTTTAACATTCTtattacaataaaatgcttttttgtaaTCCAGGCAGGATATGAAAGTAGCAACACTGCAAAAAATACTAACCCGCGTTAATGGATTTCAAATCCTTTTTTGCAATGACCGCTACCTTTATAACCCGCATTATCAAAGAAAGTAtcttattgttaatatttacatcttactttcaatttttttttcaattgatcgCAAAGCGTACGGACAAGCAACCAATCGCTGTTAATTTACACCAGTAGGTTAGATTAAAGAATTAGCAACGTCGCCTTATATGAGTCTGATATCatcattattaataatatttcgTGCACTCCGTTAATTGTCTTAGATTGCTAAAGGTTTTCATGGAGCGATAAACTGTTTAGAACTGGATCGTGTAGAATTCAGTCGTGTCATTTTTTATAGAGCTATGGATTTCAACCATTTACCgaaagaaatagagggaatcattgTAAGGGCATGTAGATATAACAATATAtcttaagataaaaaatatatcaatctcTTAACTTCTAAAAACATTGTCTTTATCAAATTTGCAAAGATATACACATGTAGCATACAGTTTCAACATACCTTATATTCTCGTTCCATTTGAGTATCTTTAAAATCAGCCAAAGTTCGTATTAAGTTA
This genomic interval carries:
- the LOC136274833 gene encoding receptor-type tyrosine-protein phosphatase epsilon-like isoform X2 → MVIGILWSTKILFTFAVTFGYDDLSVNKTATQKDISSTCADCVAKLAVDRNISTCMRTEAIGQTSQQHTTWWNVDLGGTQSIYNINIQFKKDTNNMTQRGRFAGFSLFVSNTSRRQNGFLCYKNREDIPTLDFNTTCTNHGRYVIFYNERLAESTYPPGYQNNSVFTELCEVTVKGCSKFGVFGENCNKPCPENCQERRCDIISGKCLGCLPGWIGDTCKKECTAGYFGLECKSKCVGHCKDIKQCNHINGTCEDGCKDGYTGSNCTEECPFSKYGQDCLYKCSGNCQDGIRCNLSTGRCDNGCEAGFTGERCDKDCASGTYGKNCRGLCSGNCKDNITCDSRSGYCYDSCVAGFLGDYCNIKCEDGKHGQNCTQNCSTYCIGGLCNNVDGSCYCSQENNRHPECKKNCPTGLYGLDCRSNCSQGCKNEACERENGYCTLGCKTSLEGPTCKMKAMLKNEDNTEKSSAEFIGGGVGGVIGIIILVLVGIFFLRNERKASNERTDTIGCSTLANRRRYYNTNINTMIDIEDTESKSLTSQSPKKLDNLIRTLADFKDTQMEREYKAIPKGELHPCVTGKRKENQSKNRYTTIFPYDHSRVVLDTSTHESDYINANYIEDVFGGKSYIATQGPKTGTIDDYWRMVWQENARILICLTNISEAKTKKCAKYWPDLNDKLFEGVISVRCQKEQIYAENIFRQLRIQNKTNKTERDVYMFHYTQWPDHGVPEPLSLVVFHRHVMKTAAKHPMGYIVVNCSAGVGRTGTFIALDALYREGEKTGTVNVPQYVEKMRNARMNMVQGEEQYKILYMALLEAFRGRLRAVPMDNFLNEFQNLSKKSQLAREFEELLSIRKVYTQEDYESGRLNMIANYCPSVLPVEKYLCPLTSTTENFYYNAVYLQSFTRSDRFISAQFSLPDYTEDFLTLVKTYNAYTVVSLYPLDEVQSTSLWLPTKNQHKAVGKFTMNMTECLQTECVARTNMMLQEKGGSRMRVAVLECKGWENEYDNKNIRVLIDLIQETKIEERTHPNGRILVLSSDGAKRCGPFCAVYNALEQIMLDGEVDLFTITRQLQTRRPEFLSSFEEYKFCHDTISDYLQNDTLYANV
- the LOC136274833 gene encoding receptor-type tyrosine-protein phosphatase epsilon-like isoform X3 translates to MVIGILWSTKILFTFAVTFGYDDLSVNKTATQKDISSTCADCVAKLAVDRNISTCMRTEAIGQTSQQHTTWWNVDLGGTQSIYNINIQFKKDTNNMTQRGRFAGFSLFVSNTSRRQNGFLCYKNREDIPTLDFNTTCTNHGRYVIFYNERLAESTYPPGYQNNSVFTELCEVTVKECTAGYFGLECKSKCVGHCKDIKQCNHINGTCEDGCKDGYTGSNCTEECPFSKYGQDCLYKCSGNCQDGIRCNLSTGRCDNGCEAGFTGERCDKDCASGTYGKNCRGLCSGNCKDNITCDSRSGYCYDSCVAGFLGDYCNIKCEDGKHGQNCTQNCSTYCIGGLCNNVDGSCYCSQENNRHPECKKNCPTGLYGLDCRSNCSQGCKNEACERENGYCTLGCKTSLEGPTCKMKAMLKNEDNTEKSSAEFIGGGVGGVIGIIILVLVGIFFLRRNERKASNERTDTIGCSTLANRRRYYNTNINTMIDIEDTESKSLTSQSPKKLDNLIRTLADFKDTQMEREYKAIPKGELHPCVTGKRKENQSKNRYTTIFPYDHSRVVLDTSTHESDYINANYIEDVFGGKSYIATQGPKTGTIDDYWRMVWQENARILICLTNISEAKTKKCAKYWPDLNDKLFEGVISVRCQKEQIYAENIFRQLRIQNKTNKTERDVYMFHYTQWPDHGVPEPLSLVVFHRHVMKTAAKHPMGYIVVNCSAGVGRTGTFIALDALYREGEKTGTVNVPQYVEKMRNARMNMVQGEEQYKILYMALLEAFRGRLRAVPMDNFLNEFQNLSKKSQLAREFEELLSIRKVYTQEDYESGRLNMIANYCPSVLPVEKYLCPLTSTTENFYYNAVYLQSFTRSDRFISAQFSLPDYTEDFLTLVKTYNAYTVVSLYPLDEVQSTSLWLPTKNQHKAVGKFTMNMTECLQTECVARTNMMLQEKGGSRMRVAVLECKGWENEYDNKNIRVLIDLIQETKIEERTHPNGRILVLSSDGAKRCGPFCAVYNALEQIMLDGEVDLFTITRQLQTRRPEFLSSFEEYKFCHDTISDYLQNDTLYANV
- the LOC136274833 gene encoding receptor-type tyrosine-protein phosphatase epsilon-like isoform X1, with protein sequence MVIGILWSTKILFTFAVTFGYDDLSVNKTATQKDISSTCADCVAKLAVDRNISTCMRTEAIGQTSQQHTTWWNVDLGGTQSIYNINIQFKKDTNNMTQRGRFAGFSLFVSNTSRRQNGFLCYKNREDIPTLDFNTTCTNHGRYVIFYNERLAESTYPPGYQNNSVFTELCEVTVKGCSKFGVFGENCNKPCPENCQERRCDIISGKCLGCLPGWIGDTCKKECTAGYFGLECKSKCVGHCKDIKQCNHINGTCEDGCKDGYTGSNCTEECPFSKYGQDCLYKCSGNCQDGIRCNLSTGRCDNGCEAGFTGERCDKDCASGTYGKNCRGLCSGNCKDNITCDSRSGYCYDSCVAGFLGDYCNIKCEDGKHGQNCTQNCSTYCIGGLCNNVDGSCYCSQENNRHPECKKNCPTGLYGLDCRSNCSQGCKNEACERENGYCTLGCKTSLEGPTCKMKAMLKNEDNTEKSSAEFIGGGVGGVIGIIILVLVGIFFLRRNERKASNERTDTIGCSTLANRRRYYNTNINTMIDIEDTESKSLTSQSPKKLDNLIRTLADFKDTQMEREYKAIPKGELHPCVTGKRKENQSKNRYTTIFPYDHSRVVLDTSTHESDYINANYIEDVFGGKSYIATQGPKTGTIDDYWRMVWQENARILICLTNISEAKTKKCAKYWPDLNDKLFEGVISVRCQKEQIYAENIFRQLRIQNKTNKTERDVYMFHYTQWPDHGVPEPLSLVVFHRHVMKTAAKHPMGYIVVNCSAGVGRTGTFIALDALYREGEKTGTVNVPQYVEKMRNARMNMVQGEEQYKILYMALLEAFRGRLRAVPMDNFLNEFQNLSKKSQLAREFEELLSIRKVYTQEDYESGRLNMIANYCPSVLPVEKYLCPLTSTTENFYYNAVYLQSFTRSDRFISAQFSLPDYTEDFLTLVKTYNAYTVVSLYPLDEVQSTSLWLPTKNQHKAVGKFTMNMTECLQTECVARTNMMLQEKGGSRMRVAVLECKGWENEYDNKNIRVLIDLIQETKIEERTHPNGRILVLSSDGAKRCGPFCAVYNALEQIMLDGEVDLFTITRQLQTRRPEFLSSFEEYKFCHDTISDYLQNDTLYANV